The following proteins come from a genomic window of Methanocella conradii HZ254:
- the mcrC gene encoding methyl-coenzyme M reductase I operon protein C translates to MPIDRETQVVDCRESMGLDKGGGLAQRGTLSETGRPDVIAIAMTPGNRHITKPVCEITHGLRREGIQVSVLVLYSGGGVPSDAKDAAIGRGPKFGMTEKEIEQINRHKLALIHLGNVKSHVIYKARDILRFVSIPAIIVCQAPVDFEDFARIGVKTRVVNPEPDKVETQGTIVEIVTGITRGQTCPRAKLNEIVKDIIRINPQKLP, encoded by the coding sequence ATGCCAATTGACCGAGAGACGCAGGTTGTGGATTGCAGAGAAAGCATGGGGCTGGATAAGGGCGGAGGCCTCGCCCAGAGGGGCACTCTGTCCGAGACGGGCAGGCCCGATGTTATCGCCATAGCGATGACTCCCGGTAACAGGCACATAACCAAGCCCGTATGCGAGATCACCCATGGTCTGCGAAGGGAGGGCATCCAGGTCAGCGTGCTGGTCCTTTACTCCGGAGGTGGCGTCCCGTCGGATGCGAAGGATGCGGCCATTGGCAGGGGCCCGAAGTTCGGCATGACCGAGAAGGAGATCGAGCAGATCAACCGCCACAAGCTGGCATTGATACATCTGGGTAACGTCAAGTCTCACGTCATATACAAGGCCAGGGATATCCTAAGATTCGTGAGCATCCCGGCTATTATCGTATGCCAGGCCCCCGTCGACTTCGAGGACTTCGCCAGGATAGGCGTCAAGACCCGTGTCGTGAATCCTGAGCCTGATAAGGTCGAGACGCAGGGAACAATCGTCGAGATCGTGACTGGAATCACTCGTGGCCAGACTTGCCCAAGGGCAAAGCTGAACGAGATAGTAAAGGATATCATTCGAATCAACCCGCAAAAGCTACCTTAA
- the mcrD gene encoding methyl-coenzyme M reductase operon protein D → MVSPVTGKRRLLQLEIFPDRLLNFETAQKLLDELNRISGITRMVVYGPRLPEENPEDLLQGKFGVREKKYLDIMGEKIELTTQVGRVWIEIEDISVKDKIQKACEKVLPFPFDINEGLYLRTKKTITDYVRKGGNVDDISLGLFDPKSKGYRCCGEGTDKKYDKS, encoded by the coding sequence ATGGTATCGCCAGTCACAGGGAAAAGGAGGCTGTTACAGCTTGAAATTTTCCCGGATAGGCTGCTCAATTTCGAGACTGCCCAGAAGCTGCTTGATGAACTCAACAGGATAAGCGGCATCACCAGGATGGTGGTATATGGCCCGAGGCTGCCTGAGGAAAACCCAGAGGATCTGCTTCAGGGCAAATTCGGCGTCCGTGAGAAGAAGTACCTCGACATCATGGGCGAAAAGATCGAGCTCACCACCCAGGTTGGAAGGGTATGGATCGAGATTGAGGACATCAGTGTGAAGGATAAGATTCAAAAGGCTTGTGAAAAGGTGTTGCCCTTCCCCTTCGACATAAACGAGGGGTTATACCTTAGAACAAAAAAGACCATAACGGACTACGTCCGGAAGGGCGGTAACGTCGATGACATAAGCCTGGGGCTGTTCGACCCTAAGTCCAAAGGCTATAGGTGCTGCGGCGAGGGGACGGACAAGAAATACGATAAATCATAA
- a CDS encoding FumA C-terminus/TtdB family hydratase beta subunit translates to MEYHLSTPLSKEAVASLRAGDVVYITGVFIVARDKAHMRMAEYFKGQKELPFKLEGAVIFHGAPIVKKEGNEWKIVAIGPTTSARMSSLEPAVIEHGVAVIVGKGGMDNTVLKALHDYGAAYLSMTGGTAVMGARMVKKVLGLVWEDLGMSEAVWLLEVEDFGPLTVAMDSHMEDLYENVRRRVAENIKSMHL, encoded by the coding sequence GTGGAATATCATTTATCCACCCCACTTTCAAAAGAAGCGGTAGCTTCACTCCGGGCGGGCGACGTGGTCTATATTACTGGCGTTTTCATCGTCGCTCGTGACAAGGCGCATATGCGCATGGCAGAGTATTTTAAGGGCCAGAAAGAGTTGCCATTTAAGCTGGAGGGCGCAGTCATATTCCACGGGGCACCCATCGTTAAAAAGGAGGGGAATGAGTGGAAGATAGTGGCCATCGGACCTACCACCAGCGCGAGGATGAGCTCCCTGGAGCCTGCTGTAATCGAGCACGGGGTGGCGGTAATTGTGGGCAAGGGGGGCATGGACAACACGGTATTAAAGGCGCTCCACGACTACGGCGCAGCATACCTGTCGATGACGGGCGGCACGGCAGTTATGGGGGCGCGCATGGTAAAAAAGGTGCTGGGCCTCGTATGGGAAGACCTTGGGATGTCGGAGGCGGTGTGGCTCCTGGAAGTGGAGGATTTCGGGCCGCTCACGGTGGCCATGGACTCCCATATGGAAGATTTATATGAAAACGTGAGGCGCAGGGTGGCGGAAAACATTAAGAGCATGCACCTCTAA
- the mcrG gene encoding coenzyme-B sulfoethylthiotransferase subunit gamma, whose translation MAYKPQFYPGKTSVAQNRKKFMDPSYKMEKIRSLSDDDVVLILGHRTPGSAYKTCHPPLKESGEPDDPIRKIVEPIPGAAAGDRIRYIQFTDSMYFAPMVPYLRSWMACTRYRGVDPGTLSGRQIIETRERDLEKIAKETMETEMYDAARTGYRGCTVHGHSLRLNENGMMFDMLQRVVLDKNGNVYGVKNQVGDPLDRKINLGKPMSDEELKKRTTIYRIDGVPFRSDAEVVGWVQRIHNLRTKCGFAPKL comes from the coding sequence ATGGCATACAAACCACAATTCTACCCCGGCAAAACTTCTGTGGCCCAGAACAGGAAGAAGTTCATGGACCCGTCCTATAAGATGGAGAAGATAAGGAGCCTCTCCGACGACGACGTCGTCCTGATACTAGGACACCGCACCCCGGGTTCAGCGTACAAGACCTGCCACCCGCCCCTGAAGGAGAGCGGCGAGCCAGATGACCCGATCCGCAAGATCGTCGAGCCCATCCCAGGAGCTGCGGCAGGCGACAGGATCAGGTACATCCAGTTTACCGACTCCATGTACTTCGCCCCCATGGTACCATACCTCAGGTCATGGATGGCATGCACCAGGTACAGGGGAGTAGACCCAGGCACCCTGTCCGGCAGGCAAATCATCGAGACCCGTGAGAGGGACCTTGAGAAGATCGCCAAGGAGACCATGGAGACCGAGATGTATGATGCGGCCAGGACTGGCTACAGAGGCTGCACCGTGCACGGCCACTCGCTCAGGCTGAACGAGAACGGCATGATGTTCGACATGCTTCAGAGGGTCGTCCTGGACAAGAATGGCAACGTCTACGGCGTCAAGAACCAGGTTGGCGACCCGCTCGACCGCAAGATAAACCTCGGCAAGCCGATGTCCGACGAGGAGCTCAAGAAGAGGACGACCATCTACAGGATAGATGGAGTACCCTTCAGGTCCGACGCCGAAGTGGTTGGCTGGGTCCAGAGGATCCACAACTTGAGGACAAAGTGCGGCTTCGCGCCGAAGTTGTAA
- a CDS encoding GbsR/MarR family transcriptional regulator — MTKTYSDIIKEREAILGTFEALFKARGLGALHGRVFGAILLAVDPMTQDEISEFTGYSVPAVSSAIDELVRVGLVARQKRQDSRKNYYSSRANLDEIMRMVLKTIHDDYVLVVLNKLQSTKADAKGSQDPQMCEHVEFIENYEAKLKDLESYLKRLLDVPLEEKK; from the coding sequence ATGACCAAGACTTACTCAGACATCATCAAGGAGAGGGAGGCCATACTGGGCACCTTCGAGGCCCTGTTTAAGGCAAGGGGCCTGGGGGCGCTTCACGGCCGCGTCTTCGGCGCAATCCTGCTGGCTGTAGACCCGATGACCCAGGACGAGATAAGCGAGTTCACGGGCTACTCCGTGCCAGCGGTAAGCTCCGCCATCGACGAGCTCGTCAGGGTGGGCCTGGTGGCCCGGCAAAAGCGGCAGGACAGCCGTAAGAACTACTATTCGAGCCGGGCGAACCTGGACGAGATAATGCGGATGGTGCTGAAGACCATCCATGACGACTACGTGCTCGTGGTGCTAAACAAGCTACAGTCGACCAAGGCCGACGCCAAGGGCTCACAGGACCCCCAGATGTGCGAGCACGTCGAGTTCATAGAGAATTATGAGGCTAAACTAAAAGACTTAGAATCATATCTTAAAAGGCTATTGGACGTACCATTGGAGGAGAAAAAGTGA
- the mcrB gene encoding coenzyme-B sulfoethylthiotransferase subunit beta, producing MPKFKDKIDLYDDKGKLLEKDVPLEAVSPVVNPAIRKIVNLTKRSVAVNLEGIETALKTGKVGGKGRQILGMSLDLPIVKDAEKIAKKVDETIRVSKNDDTEVKVVGGGKYLLVKAPTQRVEAGAEFVASLSCTASAVTETILDMYKVDMFDAPFVKSAVWGTYPQTMDLVGGNVKMILEIPQKDEGVGYALRNILTNHCVVIARRNTMNVAALSSIFEQAGIWEMGDAVGPWERYQLLGFAYQGLNANNLLYNTVKENGKNGTIGSVVATIVGKAIEDKVIKVEKTLPSGYKLYTTDDIALWNAYTAVATMAATMVNCGALRGAQAVSSTLLYVNDLIERETGLPGCDFGKVEGTAVGFSFFSHSIYGGGGPGVFNGNHVVTRHSKGFAIPCVSAACSLDAGTQMFTPEATSGIISVFGEIPEFREPLIHVAKGAAEVKGKV from the coding sequence ATGCCTAAGTTCAAAGACAAAATAGACCTATACGACGATAAGGGAAAACTTTTAGAAAAGGATGTACCCCTTGAGGCAGTCAGCCCGGTCGTCAACCCGGCGATCAGAAAGATCGTCAACCTGACCAAGAGGTCCGTGGCTGTAAACCTCGAAGGCATCGAAACTGCCCTTAAGACCGGCAAGGTCGGCGGCAAGGGCAGGCAGATCCTCGGCATGAGCCTTGACCTGCCAATCGTCAAGGATGCTGAAAAGATCGCCAAGAAGGTCGACGAGACCATCAGGGTCAGCAAGAACGACGACACGGAGGTCAAGGTCGTAGGTGGCGGAAAGTACCTGCTAGTCAAGGCCCCCACGCAGAGGGTCGAGGCCGGCGCTGAGTTCGTCGCCAGCTTAAGCTGCACCGCATCGGCAGTCACTGAAACTATCCTTGACATGTACAAGGTTGACATGTTCGACGCGCCGTTCGTCAAGTCGGCGGTCTGGGGCACCTACCCGCAGACGATGGACCTCGTCGGCGGCAACGTCAAGATGATCCTCGAGATCCCACAGAAGGACGAAGGCGTGGGCTATGCGTTAAGGAACATCCTGACCAACCACTGCGTCGTCATCGCCAGGAGAAACACCATGAATGTCGCTGCCCTGTCCAGCATATTCGAACAGGCCGGCATCTGGGAGATGGGCGACGCCGTCGGACCCTGGGAGAGATACCAGCTGCTCGGCTTCGCGTACCAGGGCCTCAACGCGAACAACCTGCTCTATAACACTGTCAAGGAGAACGGCAAGAACGGCACCATAGGCTCTGTTGTTGCCACCATCGTTGGCAAGGCTATAGAGGACAAGGTCATTAAAGTAGAGAAGACACTTCCGTCTGGCTACAAGCTATACACCACGGACGACATTGCGCTGTGGAACGCCTACACCGCGGTAGCGACTATGGCTGCGACCATGGTGAACTGCGGTGCGTTAAGAGGCGCACAGGCGGTCTCGTCCACGCTGCTATACGTAAACGACCTCATCGAGAGGGAGACCGGCTTGCCGGGCTGCGACTTCGGTAAGGTCGAGGGTACTGCCGTCGGCTTCTCGTTCTTCAGCCACTCGATCTACGGTGGCGGCGGGCCGGGCGTGTTTAACGGCAACCACGTCGTGACCAGGCACAGCAAGGGCTTCGCCATTCCATGTGTGTCGGCGGCCTGCTCGCTTGATGCTGGCACCCAGATGTTCACCCCCGAGGCGACTTCTGGCATAATCAGCGTATTCGGTGAGATCCCCGAGTTCAGGGAGCCGCTCATACACGTTGCGAAGGGAGCCGCGGAGGTAAAGGGTAAGGTATAA
- a CDS encoding tRNA (N(6)-L-threonylcarbamoyladenosine(37)-C(2))-methylthiotransferase: protein MKVYIETYGCTANMGDSHRMRSSIQAAGCCVAERPDEADVIIINTCAVTEPTSRGMLKAIKKYEDKRVIVAGCMAAAQPYLLEGLGGNVECAGAPGAEAAMKLLGIRPVHGKPLLKGKTAIISIAEGCVGKCTYCIVRLARGTLRSAPPASIKKSVKDALEMGAKEIFLTAQDTGAYGIDIGIRLPKLMHDMLGIEGDYRVRLGMMNPFSIADILDDVIRIFQDPHVYKFAHIPIQSGSDRILRLMGRPYTESQYSDMVRRLRECIPDITLSTDYIVGFPEETDGDFEMTMEDLRANKPLKVNITRFSPRPGTVAAKMDDLPMAIKKERSRALTRLHHEITSAYMRSSIGRRLSVLVTEEGKPGSSVARDDSYHMVVIPAALPPGARLDVKICGASTTYMIGKPIEI from the coding sequence ATGAAAGTCTACATTGAGACATACGGCTGCACGGCTAACATGGGCGACTCGCATCGCATGCGTAGCTCCATCCAGGCAGCGGGATGCTGCGTGGCAGAAAGGCCCGATGAGGCCGACGTCATCATTATTAATACTTGCGCTGTAACCGAGCCGACTTCGAGGGGCATGCTGAAGGCGATTAAAAAATACGAAGATAAGAGGGTCATAGTGGCGGGCTGCATGGCGGCGGCGCAGCCATACCTGCTCGAAGGGCTGGGCGGGAACGTCGAATGTGCCGGGGCGCCTGGCGCCGAAGCTGCCATGAAGCTGCTGGGAATACGGCCCGTCCATGGAAAGCCCCTGCTCAAGGGCAAGACCGCCATCATCTCCATCGCCGAAGGCTGCGTGGGGAAGTGCACATATTGCATCGTCAGGCTGGCCCGTGGCACTCTACGCAGCGCTCCGCCCGCCTCTATAAAGAAGTCCGTTAAAGATGCCCTGGAAATGGGCGCAAAGGAAATCTTTCTCACCGCCCAGGATACCGGCGCCTACGGCATAGATATTGGCATAAGGCTCCCGAAGCTCATGCACGATATGCTCGGCATCGAGGGCGACTACAGGGTGAGGCTGGGCATGATGAACCCTTTCTCTATCGCCGACATTTTAGACGACGTTATACGCATATTCCAGGACCCCCATGTATATAAGTTCGCCCACATCCCTATACAATCCGGGTCAGACAGGATATTGAGGCTGATGGGGAGGCCCTACACCGAATCCCAGTATAGCGACATGGTGAGAAGGCTGAGGGAATGCATTCCAGACATCACGCTTTCCACAGATTATATAGTCGGCTTCCCTGAGGAGACCGATGGCGACTTTGAGATGACGATGGAAGACCTTCGGGCCAATAAGCCCCTCAAGGTGAACATAACGCGCTTTTCGCCAAGGCCGGGCACCGTGGCGGCGAAAATGGACGACCTCCCCATGGCAATAAAGAAAGAGCGCTCCAGGGCGCTCACCCGGCTTCACCATGAAATCACCTCTGCGTATATGCGCAGCTCTATAGGGCGGCGGCTTAGCGTGCTCGTTACCGAGGAGGGCAAGCCAGGGTCCTCAGTGGCGAGGGATGACTCGTATCACATGGTAGTGATCCCGGCAGCTCTCCCTCCGGGCGCCCGCCTTGACGTGAAAATATGCGGCGCGAGCACCACTTACATGATAGGAAAACCAATTGAAATATAA
- a CDS encoding 4Fe-4S dicluster domain-containing protein produces MIKVNRYRCGYCGACVSVCPKDALDLVETYIEVGDNCSNCGICTKVCPMGALELVEDEERV; encoded by the coding sequence GTGATCAAGGTTAACAGGTATAGGTGCGGGTACTGCGGCGCCTGCGTGAGCGTCTGCCCGAAGGATGCGCTCGACCTCGTCGAGACTTACATAGAGGTCGGCGATAATTGTAGTAACTGCGGGATATGCACGAAGGTGTGCCCCATGGGGGCGCTGGAGCTGGTCGAGGATGAAGAGCGCGTATGA
- a CDS encoding AI-2E family transporter produces MSLESRFEDIYKNRFMLAAILLIVAVSLAAIYYIMPLADGIIFGVFFFFVTRPIKEYLDKYTKFSPYIATFCILIPLIAIIIYGIIAVATEVRWAAGHGAELTAILDQTEERLGLPFDLNEAVSEALKNLYDYSITLLKSLPIRSTVSSAVSLAMNALISLFVCFYLLKDGRGFVRSLKELTPDSQRPVLDAFLAEADCILSGIFTGTFYTALFVAAGSLIIFTAFNIPYKALFTAFVFIAAMVPILSGMMVFLPLTLYVYLYRSPLIAALFLGTAVVFVYLPPDFIIRPYLINRASNLHPLLTILAFIGGGVAAGLSGFFAAPMAVGLVTAAYRTYKKKVKGDESLH; encoded by the coding sequence ATGAGCTTAGAAAGCAGGTTCGAGGACATCTACAAAAACCGCTTCATGCTGGCGGCTATATTATTAATTGTAGCCGTATCGCTAGCAGCCATATACTACATAATGCCGCTAGCGGACGGGATAATCTTCGGGGTCTTCTTTTTCTTCGTCACCCGCCCCATAAAGGAATACCTCGATAAATACACCAAATTTTCGCCTTACATCGCCACTTTTTGCATACTGATTCCACTCATAGCCATCATCATTTACGGCATCATAGCGGTCGCAACAGAAGTACGATGGGCAGCAGGCCACGGCGCCGAGCTTACCGCCATATTAGACCAAACAGAGGAAAGGCTGGGGCTTCCTTTCGACCTCAATGAAGCCGTTAGCGAGGCGCTGAAAAACCTGTACGACTACTCGATCACGCTTTTAAAGTCCCTGCCGATCAGGAGCACGGTATCCAGCGCCGTATCGCTGGCCATGAACGCCTTAATATCGCTCTTCGTATGCTTTTACCTTCTCAAGGACGGGAGAGGCTTCGTACGCAGCCTCAAAGAGCTAACCCCCGACAGCCAGCGCCCTGTGCTTGACGCATTTCTAGCCGAGGCAGACTGCATACTGTCCGGCATATTCACGGGCACGTTCTACACGGCGCTATTCGTGGCCGCCGGCTCTCTCATCATCTTTACCGCCTTCAACATACCTTACAAGGCGCTATTCACGGCTTTTGTATTCATCGCGGCCATGGTCCCAATCCTCTCCGGCATGATGGTATTTCTACCGCTTACCCTTTACGTCTACCTCTATAGAAGCCCGCTCATTGCAGCCTTATTTCTTGGCACTGCGGTCGTCTTTGTGTACCTGCCGCCAGACTTCATAATCCGCCCATATCTTATAAATAGGGCGTCCAACCTACACCCCCTTTTGACCATACTGGCATTCATAGGAGGCGGGGTCGCGGCGGGCCTGTCGGGCTTTTTCGCCGCCCCGATGGCAGTAGGCCTCGTCACCGCCGCCTACAGGACGTACAAGAAGAAGGTCAAGGGCGATGAAAGTCTACATTGA
- the tmk gene encoding dTMP kinase: MDVNVITMAQKGILISVEGIDGTGKTTQVRLLKEWLDKRGKDAVALKEPTQGRYGREIARLASSGGLKDPRKELELFMLDRMEDVKENILPALEAGKVVIMDRYYLSNIAYQGARGLDPMKIKEENEKFSPVPDLIIILDIDPRLSMARVNARKGVVGHFENEAYLRRVREIFLRIGESPNAVVIDASGPVEEVHRKIVEAIEKRLNI, from the coding sequence TTGGATGTAAATGTCATCACGATGGCCCAAAAAGGCATTTTAATCAGCGTCGAGGGCATCGACGGCACGGGTAAGACCACCCAGGTAAGGCTATTAAAAGAGTGGCTCGATAAGCGCGGCAAGGACGCCGTAGCGCTGAAAGAGCCCACTCAAGGCAGGTATGGCCGGGAGATAGCGAGGCTGGCATCCTCAGGAGGCCTAAAAGACCCCCGGAAGGAGCTAGAGCTATTCATGCTGGACCGGATGGAGGACGTCAAGGAAAACATATTGCCGGCGCTCGAGGCGGGCAAAGTGGTCATTATGGATCGTTATTACTTATCCAACATAGCCTATCAGGGCGCACGGGGCCTCGACCCCATGAAGATTAAAGAGGAAAACGAGAAGTTTTCCCCCGTGCCCGACCTCATCATAATATTAGATATCGACCCCCGCCTTAGCATGGCCAGGGTGAACGCCCGTAAGGGCGTGGTCGGCCACTTCGAGAACGAGGCCTACCTCAGGCGGGTCAGGGAAATATTTCTGAGGATTGGCGAAAGCCCGAACGCAGTCGTAATAGATGCCAGCGGCCCTGTAGAGGAGGTCCATCGCAAGATCGTGGAAGCCATAGAAAAAAGGTTGAACATATGA
- a CDS encoding transcriptional regulator TbsP domain-containing protein — translation MKLNDIVASMSGYLSEQTIVDFIMYSKAFDDTRYSVLKTKAIDKVSIALLAAAKNGELFYDVVQWGEDTGIASKATFSRRKDFLVNLNVLFEESVKTPFGRPKIRLKLNEAKLKECFGIQA, via the coding sequence ATGAAATTAAATGATATAGTCGCATCAATGTCGGGGTACCTGTCGGAGCAGACCATAGTGGACTTTATCATGTATAGCAAGGCGTTCGATGATACGCGCTACTCGGTGCTCAAGACCAAGGCCATCGATAAGGTCTCCATCGCGTTGCTTGCGGCTGCGAAAAACGGCGAGCTTTTCTACGACGTCGTCCAGTGGGGAGAGGATACTGGAATAGCGTCCAAGGCCACGTTCTCGCGCCGAAAGGACTTTCTCGTGAACCTGAACGTCCTGTTCGAGGAGAGCGTCAAGACGCCGTTCGGAAGGCCCAAGATCAGGCTCAAGCTGAACGAGGCAAAGCTTAAGGAGTGCTTCGGCATACAGGCTTAA
- a CDS encoding NAD(P)/FAD-dependent oxidoreductase, with protein sequence MKSAYDVIVVGAGPAGSIAARTAAEHGLDVLLIEKRQEIGDPVRCAEGTGKVGLTQFMDPDPRWICAEVTGARIFAPDGTCIELSEKLAGKEVGYVLERKIFDRAVAKTAAKAGAEVQVKTQATSLIIENGTVCGIRGKHRGDDFEARAKVVVGADGIESKVGKWAGINTTLKPKDIETCAQFLVTDIDIKADSCDFYLGNERAPGGYVWVFPKGKREANVGLGMLGSRFTGKHPIDYLREFMAWRFPQGKVIETVVGAVPASGMLKQLSTGGLVLVGDAGRVSDPITGGGIYNGMVSGRIAGNVIADAIKSGDVSAKRLQRYDREVRETLGKMLDRNYKAKEFVVKTSDEVMNSVAKSLVGVNFENMSVPKLLKEIITRNPGLFVELAGLF encoded by the coding sequence ATGAAGAGCGCGTATGACGTCATAGTGGTCGGCGCCGGGCCGGCAGGCTCTATAGCGGCCAGGACTGCCGCGGAGCATGGCCTGGACGTCCTTTTGATAGAGAAGCGCCAGGAGATAGGGGACCCGGTGAGGTGCGCCGAGGGCACCGGGAAGGTGGGCCTCACGCAGTTCATGGACCCCGACCCAAGGTGGATATGCGCCGAGGTCACCGGCGCAAGGATATTCGCACCTGACGGCACCTGCATAGAGCTCTCCGAAAAGCTGGCCGGCAAGGAAGTCGGGTACGTCCTGGAAAGGAAGATTTTCGACCGCGCCGTGGCGAAGACGGCGGCAAAGGCGGGGGCTGAGGTGCAGGTCAAGACCCAGGCCACTTCTCTCATCATTGAGAATGGCACTGTATGCGGCATCAGGGGCAAGCATAGGGGAGACGATTTTGAGGCGCGGGCCAAGGTGGTGGTCGGCGCAGACGGCATCGAGTCAAAGGTGGGCAAGTGGGCTGGCATTAACACCACCCTGAAGCCGAAGGACATCGAGACTTGCGCACAGTTCCTCGTCACCGATATCGACATCAAGGCCGATAGCTGTGACTTTTACCTGGGCAACGAACGCGCACCGGGGGGCTACGTCTGGGTCTTCCCCAAGGGAAAACGGGAGGCAAACGTGGGCCTTGGTATGCTGGGCAGCAGGTTTACAGGTAAGCACCCTATCGACTACCTCCGCGAGTTCATGGCCTGGAGGTTCCCCCAGGGGAAGGTCATTGAGACGGTGGTTGGGGCGGTGCCGGCAAGCGGCATGCTCAAGCAGCTTTCCACCGGTGGCCTCGTCCTCGTGGGCGACGCCGGCAGGGTGTCCGACCCGATCACCGGAGGCGGCATATATAATGGAATGGTGAGCGGCCGAATAGCGGGCAACGTCATAGCTGACGCAATAAAATCGGGCGACGTATCCGCTAAAAGGCTACAGCGCTACGATCGGGAGGTGCGGGAAACGCTGGGCAAGATGCTGGACAGGAACTATAAGGCTAAGGAGTTCGTCGTCAAGACTAGCGATGAGGTCATGAACTCGGTGGCGAAGTCCCTCGTCGGCGTAAACTTCGAGAACATGTCCGTCCCCAAGCTCTTAAAAGAGATCATCACCCGTAACCCGGGCCTATTCGTAGAATTGGCCGGCCTATTCTAA
- a CDS encoding fumarate hydratase, with protein MSANMEDKLIEETVIALLRRAVATLPGDVLAALEASLLIERNPTAKRELSRILENVREARACMLPMCQDTGLPVFFARMGFTFPGFEEAVARGVRRATEDIPLRKNVVHPLTRENTGDNTGKGMPYICYSYEPSDYIELIVMPKGGGSENMSALAMLNPSSGIGGIKRFVLDTVVNAGGRPCPPIILGVGIGGTADECMALAKKALLRPVGSHSPDSSIARLEMEMLHAINATGIGPMGLGGDTTALAVHVEYACCHTASLPVAVNFQCYAARRARARIYRDGSVEIGGE; from the coding sequence ATGTCAGCAAATATGGAGGATAAGCTCATTGAGGAGACGGTGATAGCGCTGTTAAGGCGTGCCGTGGCCACGCTGCCCGGGGACGTGCTCGCTGCGCTTGAGGCATCGCTGCTTATAGAAAGAAACCCGACGGCAAAAAGGGAGCTAAGCAGGATTTTAGAGAACGTCAGGGAGGCGAGGGCGTGCATGTTGCCTATGTGCCAGGACACGGGGCTGCCGGTCTTTTTCGCGAGGATGGGCTTTACCTTCCCGGGCTTCGAGGAGGCGGTGGCGAGGGGCGTGCGCAGGGCGACCGAGGATATTCCCTTAAGGAAGAACGTGGTCCACCCACTCACCAGAGAGAATACGGGCGATAACACGGGAAAGGGCATGCCTTATATATGCTATTCATATGAGCCTTCCGATTATATTGAGTTGATCGTTATGCCAAAAGGCGGCGGCTCGGAGAACATGAGCGCGCTTGCGATGCTTAACCCTTCGTCAGGGATAGGCGGGATAAAGAGGTTCGTGCTGGACACAGTGGTGAATGCCGGGGGGAGGCCTTGTCCTCCGATCATACTTGGAGTGGGAATTGGAGGCACGGCGGACGAGTGCATGGCGCTGGCGAAAAAGGCGCTGTTAAGGCCTGTAGGCTCGCATAGCCCTGATTCTTCGATTGCAAGGCTGGAGATGGAGATGCTCCACGCCATTAACGCCACAGGTATCGGCCCCATGGGGCTGGGCGGCGACACGACGGCGCTCGCCGTCCACGTAGAGTATGCGTGCTGCCATACGGCGAGCCTTCCCGTGGCCGTCAACTTCCAGTGCTATGCAGCGCGCAGGGCCAGGGCCCGCATTTATAGGGACGGCAGCGTCGAGATAGGGGGCGAGTGA